In bacterium, one DNA window encodes the following:
- a CDS encoding phosphatase PAP2 family protein, whose protein sequence is MKNKKSKIAICFYLLLLAFYVIPQCQAQSLDQRLFNQIHDRWQRDWLDKPMELLTDAGEAEIGIALCAGVGLFGGEKARQNAKLALTADLASALLTYGLKNAVNRPRPEGPTERSNSSFPSGHSTGAFALATVFAHQYPRIAIPCYTAAAGVALSRVYLGRHYPSDVLAGAVIGFATAKLVLHFRKGILDFEFDTWLQKKFKKDESPALPDSSVLQ, encoded by the coding sequence ATGAAAAATAAAAAATCAAAAATAGCAATCTGTTTTTACCTCCTGCTTTTGGCTTTTTATGTAATCCCCCAGTGCCAAGCCCAAAGTTTAGACCAGAGACTGTTCAACCAGATCCATGACCGCTGGCAGCGAGACTGGCTGGACAAGCCGATGGAACTGTTGACCGATGCCGGCGAGGCCGAGATCGGCATTGCCCTCTGCGCCGGGGTGGGCCTGTTCGGCGGGGAGAAAGCCCGGCAGAACGCCAAGCTGGCCCTGACCGCCGACCTGGCCTCGGCCCTGCTTACCTACGGCCTGAAGAACGCAGTCAACCGGCCGCGGCCCGAAGGGCCGACCGAGCGCTCGAACTCCTCCTTCCCCTCCGGCCACTCCACCGGGGCCTTTGCCCTGGCCACGGTCTTTGCCCACCAGTATCCCAGGATAGCCATACCCTGCTACACCGCTGCCGCGGGAGTAGCCTTGTCCCGGGTTTATTTGGGAAGGCACTATCCGTCTGACGTCCTGGCCGGCGCGGTGATAGGCTTTGCCACGGCCAAGCTGGTTCTGCATTTCAGGAAAGGCATCCTGGATTTTGAGTTCGACACCTGGCTGCAGAAGAAATTCAAGAAGGACGAAAGTCCTGCCCTGCCCGACAGTTCTGTTTTGCAGTAA
- a CDS encoding 4Fe-4S binding protein yields MGISQKILDLLPGLNCGLCGSYQGCLGYARRLEQGEPDLGLCLPGGESLRSKLLEFWAEKNAGMQAEVSFLICQGDSHKSADRFEHQGISTCRAAMLTFGGPRQCLYGCLRFGDCVAACPYGAITVGKQGLPKVDFTKCRGCGRCAKACPKQIFKLSPKSQQIFLACSNQSKHEGFTGACQSGCTTCGVCLEACPYGAVSWEGSLPKIDYQRCRSCSICVIKCPPKSYIDRIPIRPTAFIGLQCNGCGQCKPVCPTDCIIGKKNEHHKVIRGQCIGCGLCFEVCPQKAVTMLGALGHVDLTRF; encoded by the coding sequence ATGGGAATCTCCCAAAAAATACTTGACCTCTTGCCAGGCTTGAACTGCGGGCTGTGCGGCTCTTACCAGGGCTGCCTGGGCTACGCCCGGCGGCTGGAGCAGGGCGAGCCCGACCTGGGTCTGTGCCTTCCCGGCGGAGAGAGCCTGCGCTCAAAGCTGCTGGAATTCTGGGCCGAGAAGAACGCCGGAATGCAGGCCGAGGTCTCCTTCCTGATCTGCCAGGGCGATTCCCACAAGTCCGCCGACCGGTTTGAGCATCAGGGCATATCCACCTGCCGGGCCGCCATGCTGACCTTCGGCGGTCCCCGCCAGTGCCTGTACGGCTGCCTGCGTTTCGGGGACTGCGTGGCCGCCTGCCCCTACGGGGCCATCACCGTGGGAAAGCAGGGCCTGCCCAAGGTTGACTTCACCAAATGCCGGGGCTGCGGGCGCTGCGCCAAGGCCTGCCCCAAGCAGATATTCAAACTGTCGCCCAAGAGCCAGCAGATATTTTTAGCCTGCAGCAACCAGTCCAAGCACGAAGGATTCACCGGAGCCTGCCAGAGCGGCTGCACCACCTGCGGGGTCTGCCTGGAGGCCTGCCCTTATGGGGCCGTCAGCTGGGAGGGCTCCCTGCCGAAGATAGACTACCAGCGCTGCCGCTCCTGCTCCATCTGCGTCATCAAGTGCCCGCCCAAAAGCTACATCGACCGGATACCCATCCGGCCCACCGCCTTCATCGGCCTGCAGTGCAACGGCTGCGGTCAATGCAAGCCGGTCTGCCCCACCGACTGCATCATCGGCAAGAAGAACGAGCACCACAAGGTGATCCGGGGCCAGTGCATAGGCTGCGGGCTGTGTTTTGAGGTCTGCCCCCAGAAGGCGGTGACCATGCTGGGAGCCTTGGGACACGTGGACCTGACCAGGTTCTAA
- a CDS encoding Rnf-Nqr domain containing protein yields the protein MRLPSESKQQLFLKNLWSENPVMFSGLGIFLAVAGTSTVGQAFFLGAIVLLLLLFNSLVSSAVGELFQKKVPLWPQVILSSILLSGLAVFLSGAFASLPDNTRILYALLAASPLVYSRAQLLSYNTTIDRAMFDAAGTGVGTLAVMLAIALVREMIGQGRLAGFSVFPPAPWPLLNTLFGGILLTGILLAIFNLLVKNKK from the coding sequence ATGCGCCTTCCTTCAGAATCCAAACAACAGCTTTTCCTGAAAAATCTCTGGTCCGAGAATCCGGTGATGTTCTCCGGACTCGGCATATTTCTGGCTGTGGCCGGTACCTCCACCGTGGGCCAGGCATTTTTTCTGGGAGCCATCGTCCTTCTTTTACTGCTGTTCAACAGCCTGGTTTCATCGGCTGTGGGCGAGCTGTTCCAGAAAAAGGTCCCCCTCTGGCCCCAGGTGATCCTCTCCTCAATATTGCTGTCGGGCCTGGCGGTTTTTCTGTCCGGGGCCTTTGCCTCCCTGCCGGATAACACCCGGATATTGTATGCCCTGCTGGCGGCCTCGCCCCTGGTGTACTCACGGGCCCAGCTTCTATCCTACAACACCACCATTGACCGGGCCATGTTCGATGCCGCCGGTACCGGGGTGGGAACCCTGGCCGTTATGCTGGCCATAGCCCTGGTCCGGGAAATGATCGGACAGGGCCGCCTGGCCGGTTTCAGCGTTTTCCCCCCGGCCCCTTGGCCCCTGCTCAATACACTGTTCGGCGGGATCCTCTTGACCGGGATCCTGCTGGCGATCTTCAACCTGCTTGTTAAAAATAAAAAATGA